One region of Niallia sp. Man26 genomic DNA includes:
- a CDS encoding GNAT family N-acetyltransferase: MIRPIQEKDLPQILNIYNDAILNTTAVYTYKPDTLENRRIWYEQKMKDGYPVIVYELDDKAVGFATFGPFRAWPAYKYSIEHSVYVDNNYRRKGIGAALLKEIISIATEKEYATLIAGIDAANEKSIALHEHFGFVHSGTIEKAGFKFDRWLDLAFYQLHLPGPNNPVGE; this comes from the coding sequence GTGATAAGACCTATTCAAGAAAAGGATTTGCCCCAGATTCTAAACATCTATAATGATGCAATCCTTAATACAACTGCAGTGTATACATATAAACCAGATACTTTAGAAAACAGACGCATATGGTACGAACAAAAGATGAAAGACGGCTATCCGGTGATTGTGTATGAACTTGACGATAAGGCAGTTGGTTTCGCAACCTTTGGACCATTCCGAGCTTGGCCTGCTTATAAGTACTCTATCGAACATTCGGTATATGTTGACAATAATTATCGAAGAAAGGGTATTGGCGCAGCACTATTGAAGGAGATTATCTCAATTGCTACTGAAAAGGAATATGCCACATTGATTGCGGGTATAGATGCAGCGAACGAGAAAAGCATAGCATTGCATGAGCATTTCGGTTTTGTCCACTCAGGCACGATTGAGAAAGCTGGTTTTAAATTCGATAGATGGCTGGATCTTGCTTTCTATCAATTACACCTGCCAGGACCAAATAATCCAGTCGGCGAATAA
- a CDS encoding XRE family transcriptional regulator has protein sequence MEEIQLILAKNLKAIREKKKLSLEKTADLTGVSKTMIGQIERGESSPTLNTIWKIANGLKISFTSLIQHQQPEAKVVKRDEVQVLSEDDGKYNIYPYFPFEEDKRFEIYSVEIKKGGYLSAEAHQEGTVEYITVFDGELTVRVNDNDYLISAGESIQFNADKPHTYHNSGDKLTKLSMTIYYPG, from the coding sequence ATGGAAGAAATTCAGCTTATTTTGGCAAAAAACTTAAAAGCGATTCGGGAAAAGAAAAAGCTTAGTCTTGAAAAAACCGCAGACTTGACCGGAGTAAGCAAAACGATGATTGGCCAGATTGAAAGAGGGGAATCTAGTCCAACACTTAATACTATTTGGAAAATCGCCAATGGCTTAAAAATCTCCTTCACCTCTCTTATTCAGCACCAGCAGCCTGAAGCAAAGGTTGTGAAAAGAGACGAAGTGCAAGTCCTATCAGAGGATGATGGCAAGTACAACATCTATCCTTACTTTCCATTTGAAGAAGATAAACGCTTTGAGATTTACTCAGTTGAAATCAAAAAGGGCGGCTATTTAAGTGCCGAGGCACATCAGGAAGGTACGGTAGAGTATATTACCGTTTTTGATGGAGAGCTGACAGTTCGAGTAAATGACAATGATTACTTAATATCTGCCGGTGAATCCATCCAGTTTAATGCAGACAAACCTCATACGTATCATAACTCAGGAGATAAGCTGACAAAGCTCAGCATGACTATATACTATCCTGGATAA
- a CDS encoding MOSC domain-containing protein, whose amino-acid sequence MLIGHIEEIVRHPVKSFRGESVQATNVMEYGLYGDRSHTFRDDTRNDKYLTITQFPEMVRYAAKFAGVESTQEYPKVEITTPEGKVLEWGDPALLSELEEKSKRKVSFLSYTPENVPLGAIEEEHIQLVTDASLDKLHELWGESVDQRRFRPNLVLSLKDKIPFIEESWFGKQIKIGSEVVLRLNRHCERCMIITVDPDSSEKAPSLLKTVYKERKNNFGIYASVIKTGKIHVGDEIYLVD is encoded by the coding sequence ATGTTAATAGGTCATATTGAAGAAATTGTCCGTCATCCTGTCAAATCCTTTCGTGGCGAAAGTGTACAAGCAACAAATGTGATGGAATACGGCTTGTATGGGGACAGGAGTCACACTTTTAGAGATGACACAAGAAACGACAAATATTTAACCATCACGCAATTTCCAGAGATGGTCCGTTATGCAGCCAAATTTGCAGGCGTGGAATCGACTCAAGAGTACCCAAAAGTGGAAATAACAACACCTGAAGGAAAAGTGTTGGAATGGGGAGACCCAGCTCTTCTCTCTGAGCTGGAGGAGAAATCCAAACGAAAGGTTTCTTTTTTATCCTATACACCTGAGAATGTCCCACTAGGAGCCATTGAAGAGGAGCATATTCAGCTTGTGACAGACGCCTCCCTTGATAAACTCCATGAGCTATGGGGAGAATCAGTTGATCAGCGCCGCTTCCGTCCTAATCTTGTACTTTCTTTGAAGGACAAGATTCCGTTCATTGAAGAAAGCTGGTTCGGCAAACAGATAAAAATCGGCTCAGAGGTCGTACTGAGATTGAACAGGCATTGTGAAAGATGCATGATTATTACAGTGGACCCTGACAGTTCAGAAAAAGCTCCTTCTCTTCTTAAAACCGTTTATAAGGAAAGAAAAAATAATTTTGGCATCTATGCTTCTGTAATTAAAACAGGGAAAATTCATGTTGGAGATGAAATATATTTGGTTGATTGA
- a CDS encoding GNAT family N-acetyltransferase, translating to MEAKKITTTDELEQALHIRRTVFVEEQGVPLDDEYDEFDKLDGKCEHILVYYHNEPVGTGRVRSVEGYGKLERICILQEYRKFGLGKVIIAKLEEIAADRGDLKVKLHGQTHAEGFYNKLGYETSSDVFMEDGIAHVLMVKNIAEKSQSS from the coding sequence ATGGAAGCAAAAAAAATTACAACAACAGACGAACTAGAGCAGGCATTACATATAAGAAGGACAGTATTTGTGGAGGAACAGGGTGTTCCGTTAGACGACGAATACGATGAATTCGATAAACTTGATGGTAAATGTGAGCATATTCTTGTTTATTATCATAATGAGCCAGTCGGCACTGGACGGGTTAGATCGGTTGAAGGCTACGGCAAACTAGAAAGAATCTGTATCTTACAGGAATACCGTAAATTTGGTCTTGGGAAAGTTATTATTGCCAAGCTTGAAGAAATCGCCGCAGACCGAGGAGATTTAAAGGTAAAGCTGCATGGCCAAACACACGCAGAGGGCTTTTATAATAAGCTAGGCTACGAAACTTCTTCCGATGTATTTATGGAAGATGGCATCGCTCACGTGCTGATGGTGAAAAATATCGCAGAAAAGAGCCAGTCATCATGA
- the zwf gene encoding glucose-6-phosphate dehydrogenase, which yields MESMTFVLFGATGDLAKRKIYPALFNLYLDNKLPQAISVFGLGRKEFTDATFQEHVRNSIETFSRRKAADEEQLEAFIESFRYSILDATKIEDYQTLLEKVEKREAELNIPQNRMFYLSVGPEFFDLIALNLKESGLGNTAGWKKLIIEKPFGHDLASARELNERLSKAFQEEEIYRIDHYLGKPMVQNLEALEFANPVLQALWNKQHIANVQITASEMVGVEERAGYYDHVGALRDMVQNHMLQMLMMTAMHTPEKVGPEQIRAEKRKVMEALRPVKGEDIAENIVRGQYSSGEVNGQASVSYRDEPNIKENSHTDTFIAARIWIDNEMWEGVPFYIRTGKKMQEKSTRIVIEFKDTLKNLYEEKKDQVAPNLLIIEISPNENIKLTLNSKSPFENGKMDQVEIDLSDVPKDVPEAYERLIFDAIKGDSTFFAHWNEVELSWEWVQPILDAFEQNEVPLHFYPAGSNGPEASDKLLAENGYKWWLDSKPESLSKLVSMT from the coding sequence ATGGAATCAATGACATTTGTGTTGTTTGGTGCGACAGGTGATCTTGCGAAGAGAAAAATATATCCTGCACTTTTCAATTTATATTTAGACAATAAGCTGCCGCAGGCCATCTCCGTTTTCGGATTAGGAAGAAAAGAATTCACGGATGCTACTTTCCAAGAGCATGTGCGAAACTCAATCGAAACTTTTTCGAGAAGAAAAGCTGCGGACGAAGAACAATTGGAGGCATTTATTGAAAGCTTCCGTTACAGCATCCTGGATGCAACGAAAATAGAGGATTATCAAACACTGTTGGAAAAGGTGGAAAAGCGGGAAGCTGAATTGAACATACCACAAAATCGCATGTTCTATCTGTCTGTTGGGCCAGAGTTCTTTGATCTCATCGCCTTAAACCTGAAGGAAAGCGGTTTGGGTAATACGGCTGGATGGAAGAAATTGATTATTGAAAAGCCATTCGGTCATGACCTTGCGTCAGCTAGAGAGTTGAATGAGAGATTGAGTAAAGCATTCCAAGAGGAAGAAATCTATCGCATTGACCATTATTTAGGGAAGCCTATGGTTCAAAATCTTGAAGCATTGGAATTTGCGAATCCTGTTTTGCAGGCATTATGGAATAAACAGCATATTGCAAATGTCCAAATAACAGCAAGTGAGATGGTAGGAGTAGAAGAAAGGGCTGGCTATTACGATCATGTCGGTGCTCTTCGTGATATGGTGCAAAACCATATGCTGCAAATGCTGATGATGACTGCTATGCATACTCCAGAAAAGGTAGGTCCAGAGCAAATTCGTGCAGAGAAGCGAAAAGTAATGGAAGCTCTTCGTCCAGTCAAGGGAGAGGATATTGCCGAAAATATTGTCAGGGGACAATACAGCAGTGGCGAAGTGAATGGCCAAGCTTCTGTGAGCTATCGAGATGAGCCGAATATTAAAGAAAATTCTCATACAGATACATTTATAGCAGCGCGGATTTGGATTGACAATGAGATGTGGGAAGGGGTCCCATTCTATATTAGAACAGGGAAGAAAATGCAGGAAAAATCAACCCGTATTGTCATTGAATTCAAGGATACCCTTAAAAATCTCTATGAAGAGAAAAAGGATCAAGTTGCACCTAATCTGTTGATTATTGAAATCAGCCCGAATGAAAATATTAAATTAACACTTAACAGCAAGAGCCCATTCGAAAATGGAAAAATGGATCAGGTTGAAATTGATCTCTCAGATGTTCCAAAAGACGTTCCAGAGGCATATGAACGGTTGATTTTTGATGCAATTAAGGGAGATTCTACTTTCTTTGCTCATTGGAATGAAGTGGAATTATCTTGGGAATGGGTACAGCCGATTTTAGATGCATTTGAACAAAATGAGGTTCCGCTTCATTTCTATCCAGCTGGCTCAAATGGACCAGAAGCATCTGATAAACTGCTTGCCGAAAATGGATATAAATGGTGGTTGGACAGCAAGCCGGAAAGCTTAAGTAAATTAGTTTCGATGACATAA
- a CDS encoding MarR family transcriptional regulator, whose translation MKEILREVGMIARALDSISNIEFKEYDLTKGQYLYLVRIYENPGIIQEKLAEMIKVDRTTAARAIKKLEMNGFIEKRQDETNKKNKLLFPTEKGMEVYPFLKREADHSDKTALAGLSHEQTEVLYELLKKVRENIEVDWENVKKGNRRGY comes from the coding sequence ATGAAGGAAATTCTTCGTGAAGTTGGCATGATTGCCAGAGCACTTGATTCTATCAGCAATATTGAATTTAAGGAATACGATTTGACGAAGGGCCAATATTTATACCTTGTCCGAATATACGAGAATCCGGGAATCATTCAAGAAAAGCTGGCAGAAATGATAAAAGTTGACCGCACGACTGCAGCCAGAGCTATTAAAAAGCTTGAAATGAACGGCTTTATAGAAAAAAGACAGGATGAGACAAATAAAAAAAACAAGCTGCTGTTTCCTACAGAAAAAGGAATGGAGGTATATCCTTTTCTAAAAAGGGAGGCAGATCATTCAGACAAAACTGCACTTGCTGGATTGTCTCATGAACAAACAGAGGTTCTTTATGAACTCCTGAAAAAGGTCAGAGAAAATATTGAGGTAGATTGGGAGAACGTCAAAAAAGGAAATCGACGCGGCTACTAA
- a CDS encoding LysE family transporter, whose translation MPLLSFLLYVTVTSFTPGPNNIMAMAFANKFGLKKTIGFCAGVSAGFFVIMLICSYFNLMLKSFMPKIEFVMTILGAVYMLYLAYKIVSSKDNGGEKEEDKNNSFLAGMLLQFINPKGILYGITVIATFILPYYQSQLSLLLFAVILAFVGFLSTFSWSLFGSMFQRFSSKYKSQFNIVMALLLVYSAISIFF comes from the coding sequence ATGCCGTTGTTATCGTTTTTGCTGTACGTGACTGTAACTAGTTTTACTCCTGGCCCTAATAATATAATGGCAATGGCTTTTGCCAACAAATTTGGGCTGAAGAAAACCATTGGCTTCTGTGCAGGTGTAAGTGCCGGTTTCTTTGTGATTATGCTTATCTGCAGCTATTTTAATTTAATGCTGAAAAGCTTTATGCCTAAGATTGAGTTTGTAATGACGATACTTGGTGCAGTCTATATGTTGTATCTAGCCTATAAAATTGTTTCCAGCAAGGATAATGGAGGTGAAAAGGAAGAAGACAAGAATAACAGCTTCCTGGCAGGAATGCTGCTGCAGTTCATTAACCCAAAAGGGATACTGTACGGGATAACGGTCATCGCAACATTTATTCTTCCATACTATCAATCTCAGCTTAGTTTGCTGCTGTTTGCTGTGATACTTGCATTTGTTGGGTTTTTAAGCACATTCAGCTGGAGTTTGTTTGGCAGCATGTTTCAAAGGTTCTCGTCCAAATATAAGAGCCAGTTCAATATCGTGATGGCATTGCTGCTTGTTTACAGTGCTATTTCCATCTTTTTTTAA
- a CDS encoding LLM class flavin-dependent oxidoreductase, whose amino-acid sequence MRLSVLDQSVISSGSTAHTALKNTAALAQITEELGFERFWVAEHHNANGIAGTSPEVLISHIAAKTKRIKVGSGGVLLPQYSPYKVAENFKVLEALYPNRIDLGIGRSPGGSPETRLALTDGIRKSLNEFPRQVQDLQKFIVGNQQDKHTVTAYPVHESFPEMWLLGVSHRGARLAAELGLAFTFGHFIAPLNGRRAMDYYYKYFQPSVHASKPKANICTFVICADTTEKAEQMAASLDLWLLALGKGEANAEILSPEQVNRKVLSPDDKKAIKENRRRMIIGTKETVRSELLRLSELYNTEEFMVLTNVYEFEDKVRSYELLAEIDF is encoded by the coding sequence TTGAGATTAAGTGTATTAGATCAATCCGTGATCAGCAGTGGGTCGACAGCTCATACTGCCTTAAAGAATACAGCAGCATTAGCACAAATAACGGAAGAACTAGGATTTGAACGTTTTTGGGTGGCAGAGCATCATAATGCGAACGGCATTGCAGGCACCTCACCAGAAGTGCTGATTTCCCATATAGCCGCAAAGACAAAGCGCATTAAAGTAGGCTCAGGCGGTGTACTGCTGCCCCAATACAGTCCTTATAAAGTAGCAGAGAACTTTAAGGTGCTCGAAGCTTTGTATCCAAATCGTATCGATTTAGGAATTGGCAGGTCCCCAGGAGGATCTCCTGAGACACGGCTAGCCTTAACGGATGGCATTCGGAAAAGCTTAAATGAATTCCCAAGGCAAGTGCAGGATTTGCAGAAATTCATTGTCGGCAATCAACAGGATAAGCATACTGTTACTGCTTACCCTGTTCATGAAAGCTTTCCTGAAATGTGGCTGCTTGGAGTGTCCCATCGCGGTGCAAGACTAGCAGCAGAACTGGGGTTAGCTTTTACCTTTGGTCATTTCATTGCACCATTGAATGGAAGAAGGGCAATGGATTATTATTACAAATATTTTCAGCCGTCTGTTCATGCAAGCAAGCCGAAAGCCAATATTTGCACTTTTGTTATATGTGCAGATACTACTGAAAAAGCAGAACAAATGGCTGCGAGTCTAGATTTATGGCTGCTGGCACTTGGTAAAGGGGAAGCGAATGCAGAAATTCTCAGTCCGGAACAGGTTAACCGCAAAGTTCTGTCACCAGACGATAAAAAAGCGATAAAGGAAAATCGCCGGAGAATGATTATCGGTACTAAAGAAACTGTTCGGTCAGAGCTTCTTCGTCTTAGTGAGCTTTATAACACAGAGGAATTTATGGTTTTGACTAATGTTTACGAGTTTGAAGATAAGGTGAGATCTTATGAACTGTTGGCAGAAATAGACTTTTAA
- the gnd gene encoding phosphogluconate dehydrogenase (NAD(+)-dependent, decarboxylating) — protein sequence MKVGLIGLGKMGLNLGKNLLDNKHQVSAFDLNPSAVSEMKEYGADGTTSLTELVQSLETPRVLWIMVPHNVVDSVIGEMAPLLAKGDIVIEAGNSHYKESIRRYNELKEFGVHFMDVGTSGGMAGARNGACYMIGGDQAAWDVVEPIFRDTAVENGYFFAGKAGSGHFLKMVHNGIEYGMMAAIGEGFEVLEKSEFDYDYEKVAKVWNNGSVIRSWLMELTENAFSKDAKLDEIKGIMHSSGEGKWTVETALDLQAATPVIAMSLLMRYRSLENDTFTGKVVAALRNEFGGHAVEKK from the coding sequence ATGAAAGTTGGTTTAATTGGTTTAGGGAAGATGGGTCTAAATTTAGGGAAAAATTTATTGGATAATAAACATCAAGTTTCAGCCTTCGATTTAAATCCAAGCGCTGTATCCGAAATGAAGGAATATGGTGCGGATGGAACGACTAGCTTAACAGAGCTTGTTCAATCATTGGAAACACCGAGAGTGCTTTGGATTATGGTACCTCATAATGTGGTCGATTCTGTAATAGGTGAGATGGCTCCATTATTAGCTAAAGGAGATATTGTAATTGAGGCTGGAAATTCCCATTACAAAGAATCAATCCGCAGATATAATGAGCTGAAGGAATTTGGTGTGCACTTTATGGATGTTGGTACATCCGGCGGTATGGCAGGAGCAAGAAACGGCGCATGCTACATGATTGGCGGCGATCAAGCTGCATGGGATGTAGTTGAACCGATATTCCGTGATACTGCTGTTGAAAATGGCTATTTCTTTGCTGGTAAAGCCGGCAGCGGACACTTCTTGAAAATGGTCCATAATGGAATTGAATACGGCATGATGGCAGCTATCGGAGAAGGATTTGAAGTACTGGAGAAAAGTGAATTCGACTACGATTATGAAAAGGTTGCAAAGGTTTGGAACAACGGTTCTGTTATTCGCTCATGGCTGATGGAATTGACAGAGAATGCATTCTCTAAAGATGCTAAATTAGATGAGATTAAAGGGATTATGCATTCTTCAGGAGAAGGAAAATGGACAGTTGAAACAGCACTTGATTTACAAGCAGCAACTCCTGTTATTGCCATGTCGCTTCTAATGCGCTACCGTTCACTTGAGAACGATACATTTACAGGTAAAGTTGTAGCGGCACTTCGCAATGAGTTCGGCGGGCATGCGGTCGAAAAGAAATAA
- a CDS encoding sucrose-6-phosphate hydrolase — protein MNWSREQRYRRWEDASKTERRKLENLVKQCNWRQTFHIQPVTGLLNDPNGFSYYNGEYHLFYQWFPLGPVHGLKNWYHTKSKDLVHWENVGVALEPTNEFDSHGVYSGSGIEHNGELFLMYTGNNRDENWVRHPYQILAVMNKEGQIKKLEKPVIPAVPNGYTDHYRDPKVWKDNDCFFAVIGAQRKNETGTIMLYRSQNLLEWDLEGEVDIGLNEFGYMWECPDYFELDNHGVLLFCPQGLERDRDSYHNIYQSGYVLGSRLNVQERTLVHSGFHELDRGFDFYAPQTMEAPDGRRILVGWMGLPEIEYPTDSNGWAHCLTLPRELTVKNGRLWQNPVKELELLRGEETEAHITIDNETKGIEGFAGDVYELSAEFSNFTAEQFGIELRASDKEKTVLKYDMQEKKVIFDRSESGQAAGIQYGAVRKCLVETDKISFRIFVDVSSVEVFVNDGAEVFTARIFPDQNSQDIRFFAYNGKTDIQAVKYKLTSKERASS, from the coding sequence ATGAATTGGAGTAGAGAACAACGGTACAGAAGATGGGAGGATGCCTCAAAGACAGAACGGAGGAAACTTGAAAATCTCGTCAAGCAGTGTAACTGGAGACAAACCTTTCATATTCAGCCTGTGACAGGGCTTCTCAATGATCCAAACGGTTTCTCATATTATAATGGTGAATATCATTTGTTCTATCAATGGTTTCCCCTTGGCCCTGTTCATGGATTAAAGAACTGGTATCATACTAAATCAAAGGACCTCGTTCACTGGGAAAATGTCGGCGTTGCGCTTGAGCCGACAAATGAGTTTGACAGTCACGGTGTTTACTCAGGCAGCGGAATCGAGCATAACGGCGAATTATTCCTTATGTATACTGGAAACAACCGTGACGAGAACTGGGTAAGACATCCTTATCAGATACTAGCTGTCATGAATAAGGAGGGACAAATAAAAAAGCTTGAAAAACCAGTGATTCCTGCAGTTCCTAACGGGTATACGGATCATTACCGTGATCCTAAGGTTTGGAAAGATAATGATTGTTTTTTTGCTGTGATTGGAGCACAGCGTAAAAACGAGACAGGTACAATTATGCTGTATCGTTCGCAGAATTTGCTGGAATGGGACTTAGAAGGCGAAGTAGATATAGGCCTTAATGAATTCGGATATATGTGGGAGTGTCCGGATTATTTCGAATTAGATAATCATGGTGTGCTGCTGTTTTGTCCACAGGGCTTGGAGAGAGACAGAGACAGCTATCATAATATTTATCAATCAGGCTATGTGCTCGGCAGCAGGCTGAATGTTCAAGAGCGGACGCTTGTGCACAGTGGGTTTCATGAATTAGACAGAGGGTTTGACTTTTATGCACCACAGACAATGGAAGCACCTGACGGCAGAAGAATATTAGTAGGGTGGATGGGTCTGCCTGAAATAGAGTATCCGACAGACAGTAACGGCTGGGCCCATTGTTTAACATTGCCGCGCGAACTGACTGTAAAGAACGGGCGACTATGGCAAAATCCAGTTAAGGAATTGGAGCTGCTTAGAGGGGAAGAAACAGAAGCTCATATAACAATAGATAACGAGACGAAGGGGATAGAAGGATTTGCTGGTGATGTCTATGAATTATCTGCAGAGTTTTCCAATTTTACGGCAGAGCAGTTCGGTATAGAGCTTCGAGCTAGTGACAAGGAGAAAACAGTCCTGAAATATGACATGCAGGAGAAAAAAGTGATTTTTGACAGAAGCGAGTCTGGGCAAGCAGCAGGCATACAATATGGAGCGGTCCGTAAATGTTTAGTAGAAACAGACAAAATTTCCTTCCGAATATTTGTGGATGTTTCTTCTGTTGAGGTATTTGTGAACGACGGAGCAGAAGTGTTCACTGCAAGAATATTCCCAGATCAAAACAGTCAGGATATCCGTTTTTTTGCGTATAACGGGAAAACAGACATACAGGCTGTAAAATATAAACTAACTAGCAAAGAAAGAGCCAGTTCATGA
- a CDS encoding NAD(P)-dependent alcohol dehydrogenase has protein sequence MKAIVSNKYGTPDSLQLLEVERAVPKEGEVLVKIQAASLNYGNLVLLSGTPFLARFAFGLFKPKYTIPGGDIAGIVEAVGMGVTQFKKGDEVFGDLSQSGWGGFAEYVSVPVKALVHKPANISFAEAAAVPMAGTTALQALRHKGVIQPGQKVLINGASGGVGTFAVQIAKAFGAEVTGVCSTGNVEILQAIGADHVIDYNKEDFTQSSDKYDLILAVNGYQPILSYMRALKDHGRYIMVGGQGKQMSEAMLLGPCLSVTSSKKLGNMLQRANQEDLHLLKELLEEEKLQPIIDKQFKLSEVPEAFRYFAEGHAKGKVVITMSED, from the coding sequence ATGAAAGCCATTGTTTCAAACAAATATGGTACACCAGATAGTCTCCAATTATTAGAAGTAGAACGAGCTGTTCCTAAGGAAGGGGAAGTGCTTGTAAAGATTCAAGCTGCCTCTCTCAATTACGGCAATCTTGTTTTACTGAGTGGCACTCCCTTTCTTGCCCGCTTCGCCTTCGGTTTGTTTAAACCAAAATATACAATTCCTGGGGGAGATATTGCAGGGATTGTGGAAGCTGTTGGCATGGGAGTTACACAATTTAAGAAGGGAGATGAAGTATTCGGCGATCTTTCTCAAAGTGGTTGGGGCGGCTTTGCAGAATATGTCTCAGTTCCAGTCAAAGCATTGGTACATAAGCCAGCAAATATCTCCTTTGCGGAGGCTGCTGCTGTTCCGATGGCAGGAACGACCGCATTACAGGCGTTGCGACATAAGGGAGTAATTCAGCCAGGGCAAAAGGTGTTAATTAATGGGGCATCTGGCGGTGTAGGCACCTTTGCTGTGCAAATCGCCAAAGCATTTGGTGCAGAAGTTACAGGTGTATGCAGCACTGGAAATGTGGAGATACTCCAAGCAATTGGTGCGGATCATGTTATTGATTATAACAAGGAAGATTTTACTCAAAGCTCCGACAAATATGATCTTATCCTTGCAGTAAATGGATATCAGCCAATTCTTTCTTATATGCGGGCATTGAAGGACCATGGAAGATATATTATGGTCGGCGGCCAAGGGAAACAGATGAGTGAAGCCATGTTGCTTGGTCCTTGTCTTTCCGTCACAAGCAGTAAAAAGCTGGGCAATATGCTACAGCGGGCAAACCAGGAAGATTTGCATTTACTCAAGGAGCTTCTTGAAGAGGAAAAGCTGCAACCGATTATTGATAAACAATTTAAGCTGAGCGAAGTACCTGAAGCATTTCGGTATTTTGCAGAAGGTCACGCCAAGGGAAAAGTTGTTATTACAATGTCAGAAGACTAG
- a CDS encoding methyl-accepting chemotaxis protein, which translates to MKKISTKIIILSLINSMFVAAINVCASLFMSSSQGSNTEGTGAEQAQSGLLGHLPPTQVLIGLAVSIVLGVILSYFLGKLISKPIVQLTEIAQKTSELELSEDESIFGRTLASKDETGEMARALLETRNSLKSMATQLKYVSSTVAAHSSSLTKNTEENARNINQVVATIEEIAVGNNSQAQTISEVNSTLLEVVGLMETITTEASAGADKAAASIDSIVEGQNTVELQGNKMDENISVSAEATSSIHELSTMIGQVGNFVAVIKNIAEQTNLLALNAAIEAARAGEAGRGFGVVAEEIRNLAEESSRAAKEITGIIHDTTEKTNEAVSHINKAHTLIDEQKDALKITEEAFTNIKITYDGIVHNFKQTAAHINSINSKSRGISEQIQQMTDTAEEFAANTEEISASGQEQLASTELIAASSKDLQMLAEELTAEVNKFKVKSKDK; encoded by the coding sequence GTGAAAAAGATATCTACAAAAATTATTATATTATCATTAATTAATTCGATGTTTGTGGCAGCGATCAATGTTTGTGCCTCACTCTTTATGAGCAGCAGCCAAGGAAGCAATACAGAGGGAACAGGTGCTGAGCAAGCGCAAAGCGGGCTGCTTGGCCATTTGCCGCCAACGCAAGTACTCATAGGACTTGCCGTTTCTATCGTGCTTGGTGTTATCTTGTCTTACTTCTTAGGGAAATTGATTTCGAAGCCAATTGTCCAACTGACAGAAATAGCCCAAAAAACATCAGAGCTTGAATTGAGTGAGGATGAAAGTATTTTTGGCCGTACACTTGCATCAAAGGATGAAACCGGAGAAATGGCAAGAGCCCTGCTTGAAACCAGAAATTCGCTAAAGTCAATGGCAACTCAATTGAAGTATGTTTCGTCAACAGTTGCAGCTCATTCGAGCAGTCTTACGAAAAACACAGAGGAAAATGCGAGAAATATTAATCAAGTAGTGGCAACTATTGAAGAAATTGCAGTTGGAAACAATAGTCAAGCTCAAACAATAAGTGAAGTGAACTCGACATTGCTTGAGGTGGTCGGTCTGATGGAAACTATAACGACGGAGGCTTCTGCAGGTGCCGATAAGGCAGCAGCATCCATTGATTCAATTGTCGAAGGTCAAAACACTGTTGAACTGCAAGGCAATAAGATGGATGAAAATATCTCTGTGTCAGCAGAAGCAACATCCTCTATCCATGAATTAAGCACAATGATTGGACAAGTTGGCAATTTCGTAGCAGTCATTAAGAATATTGCGGAACAGACGAACTTGCTTGCACTGAATGCAGCCATTGAAGCAGCAAGAGCAGGAGAAGCTGGCAGAGGGTTTGGTGTGGTAGCCGAGGAAATCAGAAATCTAGCCGAGGAATCCTCAAGAGCAGCGAAGGAAATTACAGGTATCATTCATGATACAACAGAAAAAACAAACGAAGCTGTTTCACATATTAATAAAGCACATACTTTAATTGATGAGCAAAAAGATGCATTAAAGATAACGGAAGAAGCATTCACTAACATTAAAATCACCTATGACGGGATTGTTCATAACTTCAAGCAGACAGCTGCTCATATAAATTCAATAAATAGCAAATCGAGAGGTATTTCAGAGCAAATCCAGCAGATGACGGACACAGCCGAGGAATTTGCTGCTAATACAGAAGAAATATCTGCTTCAGGTCAAGAACAGCTAGCATCCACAGAGCTGATTGCTGCCTCTTCAAAAGACTTGCAAATGCTCGCAGAAGAATTAACTGCAGAGGTAAATAAATTTAAAGTTAAGAGTAAAGACAAATAA